AAGTTCAATTTTGATTTCAGAGGATTATATTCTGATATTTTGGAAGACTGGCTATCTGTAGAATCTAAAGAAATTGTTGGTGGAAACTTTGAAAAGATAAAACCTTTTATAAAATGAAGAAAAATTTACTTTTCTTAATGGTTGATCAAATGCATGGTCAAGTTCTAGATAAAGGGAACCCATGTATTACACCAAATCTCGATAGGTTATCCAAAAGCGGAGTTAAGTTTAATAGAGCTCATACAGCAAATCCTGTATGTTCACCAGCTCGAGCTAGTATTATGACAGGTCTCTTGCCTCATAATCATGGAGTTACTACTGTTACTCATACTGTAGATGAAGATCAATCTAACTTAAGAACTGATAAAGAACATTGGGCTCAGAGGCTTCAAGAAGATGGGTATAAAACAGCTTATTTTGGTAAATGGCATGTTGAAAGATCAAGAAAGTTAGAAGATTTTGGCTGGGATGATTACTCTTTTATTGATGGATTATCTGATGAATATATAAATGCAAATAAAATACATAAAGAAAGCATCATAGAAGAACTACCGCACTTATATATAGATAATCCACCAGGATACGATAATACACCATTTTATGGGATTTCAGATATTGATACAGATAAAAGAGTTTTAGGACTAGTTTCCAATGGAGCAAAAGAATACTTAAACCAAGCAGATACCGATAAACCATGGGCTTGCTTTGTTTCTGTTATAGAACCACATGATCCGTTTATTTCTACTAAAAAATACTATGATATGTACGAAAATATTGAGTTAAGGCTTCCTAAGTCATTCAATGACGAATTATTGGATAAACCTAATATCTATAGAAGAGGACAAAAAGTTTTTGAAAATATGACAAAGCAGGATCATATAGAATGCATAAGAAATTACTATGCTATGGTAACTGAGATTGATCATGAATATGGAAAAATTATTGATTTACTTGAAGAAAAGGGTGAGCTAGAAAATACTATTATTATTTTTACTTCAGATCACGGAGAAGCGCTAGCATCACATGGAATTTATGCTAAAAACTTAGCCGCATTTGAAGAAATATATCGAATACCAATGATTATTTCTGGTCCAGGAATAAAGGAAAATAAGGAATCAGATGACTTGGTCTCAAGCATGGATTTATGTCCAACAATATTAGATTTATTTGATCAAAAAGAAATTTCTAATATTGATTCTAACTCTTTTAAGGATATTCTTTGTACTGAAGAAGTGAACACAATCCAAAAAAGCTTTGCAGAATATGATGGCACAAGACTTCAGCTAAAGCAAAGAGTGCTTTGGTATAAAAATCTAAAATATATATTTAATGGTTTTGATTATGATGAACTTTATGATTTAGATTCAGACCCTAATGAAATGAAAAATTTAATTGATTCAGATCATCATAAAAATGAAAGACAAATGATGATTAAGTTATATTGGGAAGAATTAAAGAAGAATGGTGACCATAGTATATATAATTTAGATAACAACCCCATTATGAAAATAATAGAAATAGGTCCAAATGCTTAAGAAAGTTTTGATTACAGGAGCCAATGGTTATGTAGCTTCAAGAATTATTTCTCATTTAGAAAAAAATTTTGAGCTAACATTGGTTGATATTGATTTCAATAAAAAATTTAATTCAAAAACAATTAAATTTGATTTACTAAATGCTTCAATTGAAGAATTAAATAAAATAACAAAAAATCAAGATGCTATTATTCACCTAGCCTATGTAAGAAGAGATAAATTAAGAGACCCAGAAGACTTAAACGAAGAAATGGATTCTTTTGATACAGAGTATAAGAATGTATTAATGGCAAACAAAATATATAGATCCGCATTTATAAATAAAGTTTCAAGAGTAATAGTTGCTTCATCTAATCATGCTGCAGATTGGTATGAGCATCATGAAATTCATTCAAATATTAGAGACATAGTATCAAATAATTTGATCCCATATTCTGATAATTTCTATGGGTGGGCTAAGGCTTCTTACGAATTATTATCTATCCCTTATGCTTCAGGAAAATTTGGAAGAAAATTAGAATTTGTTCATGTCAGAATAGGATTTCCTAGAGAAATAACCCCTGAGTTGTCAAATAATAAGTTTATTCCAGGTGAAAATGGAATTGGGATACCAAATATTAAAAGACATTTAGGTGCGTATGTTAGTCAAAGAGACTTATCGCAACTTTTTGAAAAATCATTAACTCAAAAAGAAATTATTGGTGATATTGATAATGTGCCTTTTTTGGTTGTCTATGGAGTTAGTAATAATACAAGAAGATTTTGGTCTCTAGAATCCGCAAGAAAAGGTATTGGGTACAACCCTGAAGATGATTCAGAGTATAAATTCTCAGAAGTTATAGACGTATTTAGAAATGATCCAAAATGGGAAGGCAGACTAGGATAAATTAGTCTTCTGTTACTTCAGTGGTACTGCCGCTAACAGTAATAGTAATATGAGACATCGTTGTATTTTCTTTTGCTCCATGCCAATGATTTTCTCCGGCATTAATTAAGACCATGTCTCCCTTGATAACATTTAGTTCAACTTCTTCATTACATACCATTCCCTCTCCTTCAGTAATTATCAAAATCTGATCACCTGAATGAATATGAAATTTAGTTCTTGTTGACTCAGGAAAATTTACTATAGCAAAATTAAAATTATCACTATCTTCATGTTCTAAAATTGACTGAGAATAAACTGTATCTGTAAATAAAGATTCGTTTCTAGGTAATTTTGGAATATCATCAAATGTTACCTTTTTCATATATATCTCCCTATTTTTTTGATTATAAGCTTAAGATAATATTTAATTGCAATTAAAACAATTTTATATTCAAAATAAATCAATCAATACTATGAAAAGAAAAATCAAATCTAATTACGGATCTTGGGAGTCTGAAATAAGTCCTCAAAAAATAGTAGAAGGAGGATTAATATTTAGCGAAATTAGAACTAATGACTCAAATATTTATTTTTTAGAAGGAAGACCCTCTGAATCAGGAAGGTACGTCATAGTCAGACAAAATCCTGATGGATCTACAGAGGATATGTTTTCAAAAAATTATAATTCTAGAAATGCTGTTCATGAGTACGGAGGAGGATCATTTGCAGTTGGTAAAGAAGATATTTATTTTTCTAATTGGGAAGATCAAAGAATTTATTCAATAAAAGGAAAAGATATTACTCCAATTACAGAAGAGTCTGATAATCCAAGAGCTTTAAGGTACGCCGACTTAACATTATCTAATGATGAAAAATGGTTATTTTGTGTAAGAGAAACTCATTTTGAAAATAAAGAAGCTAAAAATGAGCTTGTTGCTGTTTCAACAGAAGAACAACTAACAGTGGTTATATCTTCAGGAAGAGATTTTTATTCATCTCCAAGACAAAACCCCTTAAGTAATGAAATTTGTTGGTTGGAATGGGATCACCCAAATATGCCTTGGGACGGAAGTGAATTATTTGTAGGAGATTTTGAGTCAAAACCTAATATTGAAAAAAAACTAATTGATGGTTCAAAAAATATAAGCATCATACAACCTGATTGGAGTCAATCTGGAGAATTAATATATATTAGTGATGAATCTGGTTGGTGGAATTTATACAAATATATAGAGGGTAAAAAATCTAATATTCTTAATGAAGAATTGGATCATGGAGGTCCATCTTGGCAATTTGGTTATAGCACTTATTTTATTAAAGATGATTTCATATATCTCAGAGGAAAATCAAAAAAATCAAATAAAGGCTTAATTAGAAAAATCAATTTTTCAGGAGAAATAATTGACGAAATAAAAGTTAATCATACTGCAATAAGTTATATTTCTAATATAAATAACAATGTAATTTATATCGGATCTACACCTAATTCTAATAGCGAGTTAGTATCCTTAAGTCTAATTGAAAAAAATATAAAAACTCTTAAAGAATCTAATCCTGTAACATTTGACTCAGAAGATATTTCAATTGCTGAAGAAATATCATTCCCAACTACCTATAATGAAAAAGCATATGCATACTTTTATAAACCTCAAAATAAAAATTATGAAGGTTTAGAGGAAGAAAAACCTCCTTTGATTGTTATTAGCCATGGAGGTCCTACTAGCGCGACCAATGATGCCTTAAGTTTATCTATTCAATATTGGACTAATAGAGGTTTTGCAGTTGTAGATGTAAACTACAGAGGTTCTACAGGATATGGGAGGGCTTTCAGAGATTCTCTAAAAGGAAATTGGGGAATATATGACACAGATGATTGCATTGCTGCTGCAGACTTTCTTTCGGAAAATGGTTTAGTTGATTCATCAAGAGTTGCGATTAAGGGAGGTTCAGCTGGTGGTTATACAACAATAAATGCTCTAACATTCCATGATAGATTTGCTGTAGGAGCAACTTATTATGGAATAGCAGATTTATCTGTTTTTATTGATGATACACATAAATTTGAGTCTAGATACTTAGATACGCTTATAGGTAAGTATCCAGAAGAAAAGGAAAAATATTATGATAGATCAGCAATTAACTTTACAGATCAGCTTTCATGTCCAATGATAATTTTTCAAGGTACAGAAGATAAAATTGTTCCACCTTCACAAGCTGAGATTATGGCTAAGGGGCTGCAAGATAAGAAAATACCATTCTCATTAATTATGTATGAAGGAGAACAGCACGGATTTAGACAATCTAAAAATATTATTTCATCTCTAGAATCAGAATTATATTTTTACAGTAAAGTTTTAGGTTTCAAACCCTTCGATAAATTAAATTCTATAAAGATAGAAAATTCTGAAAATTTATAAATGATAATCCTTATTCCACCCAGTGAAGGAAAATCCGATAATAACTCAACTAATACTAAATTCAAGGAAACGAATTTTATTTTTGAAAATGAAGTAAAAACTATTCAAAAGAAACTTCAAAATCTAAGTAATGCAGAATTAGAAAAAACATATGGAGTTAATCTTGAAAAGGCAAAAAAACTTAACTCATTAAACTTGAATGCTATGGAAAATAATTGTTCATACTCAATAGAACGATACACTGGAGTTGTTTACAACCAAATTGACTGGAAAAATTTATCTGATGAGTCACAGTCATATTTTGAAAAAAATATACGAATATTTAGTGGCTTATTTGGAATAGTTGCACCCAAAACACTTATACCTGATTACAAACTAAAAATGAGTAGCTTATCCCTAACTAAATTTTGGCACCCTATTCTTACAAAATACTTAAGCAAGGAGGATATAATCATTGATTTACTACCTCAAATTCATAGTAAATCATACTCACATGAAAATATCTTTAGGATAGATTTCAAAATAATTAAAGATGGAAAATTAAATTCTGCTGGTCATATGGGTAAAGTAGTAAAGGGACAATTCATAAAATTTTTATGTCAAATACAAGCTAAAGGTTTAGATGAATTAGATAAATTTACATTTGATAATTATAAGTGGGATGGAAAGAATTTTATAAAAACTATCACTTAAATTTAGGCGCCCTTTTCTCCAAGAAAGCCTTTACTCCTTCTAAATTATCATAGGAACCTTGTAATTCTTTTTGAATTGATGATTCTAGCAGGTAAGTTTCATTAAATGATTTATGTTGAATTTCTCTCATTATTTTTTTTGAATGCATCAAGGATTGAGATGATTGTTTTATTATTTTTTTTGCCCAGTTATCTGTTTCTTTTTCAAGATTTTCATCCATAACAACTTTATTTGCAAGACCAATTTTTAAGCATTCATCTGCAGAAATTCTTTCATTTTCAATTGCTATTTGATAAGCCCTTTTATAGCCGAGAATATTATAAAGCAACCAATGGGAACCACCATCTGGTATTAAGCCAATATTACTAAATGGCTGAAGCAAATAAGACTTTTCAGACATTATAGTTAAATCGCAAGCCATTGAGTAAGCACTTGCAATTCCAGCTGCAGCTCCTCTGACTGAAGAAATTACTGGCTTTGGCATAGTGATTATGTTGTCAAATATCGGAAGATATCCCTTATTCAAAGCCTCTTCAGTATCTTTCCATTTTTTTCTATCACCCGAACTTAAGTCTGCTCCCGAAGAAAAAGCCCTTCCTTCACCACGAAGAATCATACATTTTATTGATTCATCTTTCTTAATTTGTTCTGTTACTGAAGTTAATTCCATAAGCATTGTATAGTTCATAGCATTTAGTTTTTCAGGTCTATTTAATGAAACTTTTGCTACTTGATTTTCTAAAGAATAGTTTATGGTTTCGAACTTTTGCATTACTCTAATCTTAATATTTTTTTATAATTATATAAAACATAATTGAAATAATGCTCTCAAAAAAATTAATTAGCTTAATAGAAAAGAATATTACAATTATCGATGATTCAAGAGAAATACCATCTGAAATTATTGATGAATTAGTAAATGAAAACTATTTTAGGCTTCTTTTACCTAAAACCTATGGAGGTTTAGAAATAAACTTTTTGGAGTACCTAGAAGTTGTTTCTGAATTTGCTTCTTATGATGCAAGTTTAGCTTGGTGCATTAATCAGAGTAATGTTTTAGCAACAAATGCAGCTTTTATGGATAAAGTTTTAGCTGAAAAGATTTTTAGTAATAAAAATACCATAATTTCAAATGGTCCACCTGAATTTTTTGAAGTAGAAGATAAATCTGATGGTATTTTAGTATCAGGTAAATGGTCTTTTAGTAGTGGAATAAAAAATTCAAATTGGGTTTTAGCCATTTATACAGATAAAAATAAAGAAAATAAAAATATCATGATGCCAGTTAATGAAGTTGTCATGGAAGATGTTTGGAATGTAAGTGGCTTGAGAGGTACAGGTAGTTTTAGCTTTTCAGTAAAAGATAAATTTATAAAGAATGAAAATATTTTTTATGATAGAAAAAATCTAATAGAAAAAGGGCCAATATATAAAATTCCTAGAGACTTAAAATTTGCATCAGGCTTTTCAACTATTGCATTATCATTAGCTAATTCTTCAATAAATTTCGCCCTAAGTTATTCAAAAGATAAAAATAGTGTATCTAAAGACAAACTTTCAGATGAGCAGGTTTTCATTAGAGAAATTGGAATAATAAAGGGTCTATATAAATCATCAAAATCATTCTTAGACTCTTCTGTAAAAACAATTTGGGAAAAAGCATGTAATGGAGTTCATCTGGATGATGAGTCACTAGCGGAATTAAGATTATCGTCA
The genomic region above belongs to Dehalococcoidia bacterium and contains:
- a CDS encoding YaaA family protein, with product MIILIPPSEGKSDNNSTNTKFKETNFIFENEVKTIQKKLQNLSNAELEKTYGVNLEKAKKLNSLNLNAMENNCSYSIERYTGVVYNQIDWKNLSDESQSYFEKNIRIFSGLFGIVAPKTLIPDYKLKMSSLSLTKFWHPILTKYLSKEDIIIDLLPQIHSKSYSHENIFRIDFKIIKDGKLNSAGHMGKVVKGQFIKFLCQIQAKGLDELDKFTFDNYKWDGKNFIKTIT
- a CDS encoding cupin domain-containing protein; the protein is MKKVTFDDIPKLPRNESLFTDTVYSQSILEHEDSDNFNFAIVNFPESTRTKFHIHSGDQILIITEGEGMVCNEEVELNVIKGDMVLINAGENHWHGAKENTTMSHITITVSGSTTEVTED
- a CDS encoding acyl-CoA dehydrogenase family protein codes for the protein MLSKKLISLIEKNITIIDDSREIPSEIIDELVNENYFRLLLPKTYGGLEINFLEYLEVVSEFASYDASLAWCINQSNVLATNAAFMDKVLAEKIFSNKNTIISNGPPEFFEVEDKSDGILVSGKWSFSSGIKNSNWVLAIYTDKNKENKNIMMPVNEVVMEDVWNVSGLRGTGSFSFSVKDKFIKNENIFYDRKNLIEKGPIYKIPRDLKFASGFSTIALSLANSSINFALSYSKDKNSVSKDKLSDEQVFIREIGIIKGLYKSSKSFLDSSVKTIWEKACNGVHLDDESLAELRLSSTHAIRTSEEIVKRAYTLLGSSSIFKFNDIQRYFQDILAISQQVQGRMSHYETVGSYYINSKLKKMV
- a CDS encoding S9 family peptidase, with translation MKRKIKSNYGSWESEISPQKIVEGGLIFSEIRTNDSNIYFLEGRPSESGRYVIVRQNPDGSTEDMFSKNYNSRNAVHEYGGGSFAVGKEDIYFSNWEDQRIYSIKGKDITPITEESDNPRALRYADLTLSNDEKWLFCVRETHFENKEAKNELVAVSTEEQLTVVISSGRDFYSSPRQNPLSNEICWLEWDHPNMPWDGSELFVGDFESKPNIEKKLIDGSKNISIIQPDWSQSGELIYISDESGWWNLYKYIEGKKSNILNEELDHGGPSWQFGYSTYFIKDDFIYLRGKSKKSNKGLIRKINFSGEIIDEIKVNHTAISYISNINNNVIYIGSTPNSNSELVSLSLIEKNIKTLKESNPVTFDSEDISIAEEISFPTTYNEKAYAYFYKPQNKNYEGLEEEKPPLIVISHGGPTSATNDALSLSIQYWTNRGFAVVDVNYRGSTGYGRAFRDSLKGNWGIYDTDDCIAAADFLSENGLVDSSRVAIKGGSAGGYTTINALTFHDRFAVGATYYGIADLSVFIDDTHKFESRYLDTLIGKYPEEKEKYYDRSAINFTDQLSCPMIIFQGTEDKIVPPSQAEIMAKGLQDKKIPFSLIMYEGEQHGFRQSKNIISSLESELYFYSKVLGFKPFDKLNSIKIENSENL
- a CDS encoding NAD(P)-dependent oxidoreductase — translated: MLKKVLITGANGYVASRIISHLEKNFELTLVDIDFNKKFNSKTIKFDLLNASIEELNKITKNQDAIIHLAYVRRDKLRDPEDLNEEMDSFDTEYKNVLMANKIYRSAFINKVSRVIVASSNHAADWYEHHEIHSNIRDIVSNNLIPYSDNFYGWAKASYELLSIPYASGKFGRKLEFVHVRIGFPREITPELSNNKFIPGENGIGIPNIKRHLGAYVSQRDLSQLFEKSLTQKEIIGDIDNVPFLVVYGVSNNTRRFWSLESARKGIGYNPEDDSEYKFSEVIDVFRNDPKWEGRLG
- a CDS encoding enoyl-CoA hydratase/isomerase family protein, giving the protein MQKFETINYSLENQVAKVSLNRPEKLNAMNYTMLMELTSVTEQIKKDESIKCMILRGEGRAFSSGADLSSGDRKKWKDTEEALNKGYLPIFDNIITMPKPVISSVRGAAAGIASAYSMACDLTIMSEKSYLLQPFSNIGLIPDGGSHWLLYNILGYKRAYQIAIENERISADECLKIGLANKVVMDENLEKETDNWAKKIIKQSSQSLMHSKKIMREIQHKSFNETYLLESSIQKELQGSYDNLEGVKAFLEKRAPKFK
- a CDS encoding sulfatase-like hydrolase/transferase: MKKNLLFLMVDQMHGQVLDKGNPCITPNLDRLSKSGVKFNRAHTANPVCSPARASIMTGLLPHNHGVTTVTHTVDEDQSNLRTDKEHWAQRLQEDGYKTAYFGKWHVERSRKLEDFGWDDYSFIDGLSDEYINANKIHKESIIEELPHLYIDNPPGYDNTPFYGISDIDTDKRVLGLVSNGAKEYLNQADTDKPWACFVSVIEPHDPFISTKKYYDMYENIELRLPKSFNDELLDKPNIYRRGQKVFENMTKQDHIECIRNYYAMVTEIDHEYGKIIDLLEEKGELENTIIIFTSDHGEALASHGIYAKNLAAFEEIYRIPMIISGPGIKENKESDDLVSSMDLCPTILDLFDQKEISNIDSNSFKDILCTEEVNTIQKSFAEYDGTRLQLKQRVLWYKNLKYIFNGFDYDELYDLDSDPNEMKNLIDSDHHKNERQMMIKLYWEELKKNGDHSIYNLDNNPIMKIIEIGPNA